A region of Pirellulaceae bacterium DNA encodes the following proteins:
- a CDS encoding exosortase-associated EpsI family protein — MMAPSNDKNVKLNLYVSMMIALAVLVTVTSGVLDGRMSQQWGADQDFEQSAIALAELPKQFGRWHLEGKQGLGDSAMELLQCRAFIHHSYRNADTGQLVTIAVMVGPGAKMSIHVPEICFEAKNYSLVQDRERIQVDAGSAVENQLWTVVFQLNDVSEQRINVYYGWKAAGQWVAPTMPRWSVAGNPVLYKLQLSERITTSIDGSEGGALEFLESFLPVLNERLEASRIP, encoded by the coding sequence ATGATGGCACCATCGAACGACAAAAATGTGAAGCTGAACTTGTACGTATCGATGATGATTGCGCTGGCTGTGCTTGTGACGGTAACTTCCGGTGTCCTTGATGGACGCATGAGTCAGCAGTGGGGTGCGGACCAGGACTTCGAACAATCCGCGATTGCTCTTGCAGAGTTGCCAAAGCAATTTGGTCGATGGCACCTCGAAGGCAAACAGGGACTCGGTGACTCTGCAATGGAACTGTTGCAATGTCGCGCATTTATCCATCACAGTTATCGGAATGCGGATACGGGACAATTGGTGACGATTGCCGTTATGGTTGGCCCCGGTGCAAAGATGTCAATTCATGTTCCTGAGATTTGCTTCGAAGCAAAGAATTACAGTCTTGTTCAAGATCGTGAGCGGATACAAGTTGATGCTGGAAGTGCTGTGGAGAACCAACTGTGGACGGTGGTGTTTCAATTGAATGATGTGTCAGAACAGCGGATTAATGTCTATTACGGCTGGAAGGCCGCGGGCCAATGGGTGGCTCCGACAATGCCCCGCTGGTCTGTTGCCGGTAATCCTGTCTTATACAAACTGCAGTTGTCCGAGCGAATCACGACATCGATCGATGGTTCCGAAGGTGGTGCCTTGGAATTCTTGGAATCGTTCTTGCCCGTTCTGAATGAACGGCTTGAAGCTTCGAGAATTCCGTGA
- a CDS encoding glycosyltransferase family 2 protein: protein MRRLQSTTEIRHVEGQDDLRSHAFISIVVPVRNEQAHIQKTLEMLLVQDYPRDCFEILVVDGQSDDATVDIVSRISRECLNVRVISNPRQWSSAGRNLGVQNGCGDLILIVDGHCSLKSRSHLSDLAAAFANSGADIIGRPQPLRVPLATAWQKAVAEARASRLGHHPDSFIYTETDRFVPAISVGAAYRREVFSKIGYFDESFDACEDVDFNYRADQAGLSCFFSTRAVVNYVPRKSLVALYRQLSRYGRGRIRLWRKHPETLSLKTLLPGVFVTGLLSGPLLSLINDRLLWVYWTALLLYCSTLLTISALIAIRRRNFNLMVWLPVIFLTIHISAGWGILQETLVSGWRSGWSSFQGVKVNPNVQKTSDLG from the coding sequence GTGAGAAGGTTACAATCGACAACCGAAATTCGACACGTTGAAGGTCAAGATGATCTTCGTTCGCATGCGTTTATTTCAATTGTTGTTCCGGTGCGTAATGAACAGGCTCACATTCAGAAGACCTTGGAAATGTTGCTGGTTCAAGATTACCCCCGCGACTGTTTTGAAATCCTTGTGGTGGACGGACAATCCGACGATGCAACGGTAGACATTGTCAGCCGAATCTCGCGTGAATGTCTCAACGTTCGAGTCATTAGTAATCCGCGACAGTGGTCCAGCGCAGGGCGAAATTTGGGAGTCCAAAACGGTTGCGGAGATCTGATTCTGATTGTTGACGGCCATTGTTCCCTTAAGAGTCGCTCGCATCTTTCCGATTTAGCCGCCGCATTTGCGAATAGCGGTGCCGACATTATTGGCCGTCCTCAGCCGTTGCGAGTTCCGCTGGCGACTGCCTGGCAAAAAGCCGTGGCGGAAGCACGAGCATCCCGTCTAGGCCATCATCCAGATTCGTTCATTTACACAGAAACCGATCGCTTTGTCCCGGCGATCAGCGTAGGGGCTGCCTATCGTCGTGAGGTGTTCTCGAAGATTGGCTACTTTGATGAGTCTTTTGACGCGTGTGAAGACGTGGATTTTAATTACCGCGCGGACCAAGCTGGCTTGAGTTGTTTTTTCTCTACACGGGCCGTCGTGAATTATGTGCCGAGAAAATCGCTGGTGGCGTTGTACCGGCAACTGTCTCGGTATGGCCGAGGACGCATTCGTCTTTGGCGCAAACACCCAGAGACATTGAGTCTCAAGACACTCTTGCCGGGTGTGTTCGTCACCGGTTTGTTGAGCGGACCGCTGCTGTCCCTGATCAACGATCGCTTGTTGTGGGTGTATTGGACGGCCTTGCTTCTTTACTGCTCGACGTTGCTGACGATCTCAGCGTTGATTGCGATTCGGCGACGTAATTTCAATTTGATGGTGTGGTTGCCGGTGATCTTTCTGACCATACACATATCAGCGGGCTGGGGGATACTTCAGGAGACGTTGGTAAGTGGTTGGAGAAGTGGATGGTCGAGTTTCCAGGGGGTAAAGGTCAATCCGAATGTTCAGAAGACATCTGATCTAGGCTGA